GACTCAAGCGGGCATGTAACATCCCATCTTTCAGGTATCCTTTACAGGTTCACAAATCTCATTGAGAGCGGTGTAAAGCCTGTTTTTGTTTTTGATGGCAAGCCCCCTGAGTTCAAATCCGGTACCCTTGAAAAACGTCACGAAATTCGTGAAGCTGCAAGTGCGAAATGGGAAGATGCCAAAGCACAGGGCTTCGAGGAAGAGGCATACAAGTATGCGCAGGCGTCATCAAAGGTGACAAAGGAGATCATTGAAGATTCGATGAAACTTCTGGAGCTAATGGGCATTCCCTATGTGAAAGCACCTTCTGAAGGGGAGGCACAGGCTTCCTATATGGTACGTAAGGGGGATGCTGATCTGATCGGTTCGCAGGATTATGATTCACTGCTCTTCGGAGCCCCTTCTGTTGTACGGAATCTGACAATAACCGGTAAGAGAAAACTCCCTCGCAAGAACATCTACGTGGATGTGAAGCCTGAGATGATCTCTCTTGAGGAAAGCCTTGAAGGGCTTGGAGTGACACGCTCACAACTCATCGATATTGCCATGTGTATCGGTACTGATTACAACCCCGGGCTTGAGAATATCGGTCCGAAAAGGGCAGTCAAATTTGTGAAAGAACACGGTAGTATCGAAGGTGTCCTGTCCAAAACAGGCAAGGAGATCGAGGAGCTTGATGCTAAAAAGCAGTTCTTTATGAACCCTCCGGTAACTGACGATTATGAGATGAACTGGAAAAAGCCGGATCGTGCCGGAGTTATTGATTTCCTTTGCAAGCAGCACGATTTTTCGGAAGATAGGGTCAATAAGGCACTCGACCGCCTTGAAGCCAGCATGGGTGGCGGACAGAGTACCCTTGACCAGTGGTTCTGATTTTAGTATTTTAATTAGTTTGTCAGTTTTGTAATTATTTTGCTTTTAATTACGGCAGTTCTGATTATTCTTTTAGTATCAGGGGATGGCCTGTCATTTCGGCTGGCTGTTCTATGTTCATAATGCTCAGTATCGTGGGTGCCACATCCGAAAGCCTGCCTTTTGATAGCGAAATGCCGTTCTCTTTTGTGACATACACAAATCGAACGGGGTTGCTCGTATGTGCAGTGTGGACGTGTCCTTCCTTTGTGGAGTGATCCATCATCTTTTCCGCATTTCCATGGTCAGCCATGATCATTGCTTCCCCTCCTGCTTTCAGGACCCGG
This genomic stretch from Methanococcoides sp. AM1 harbors:
- the fen gene encoding flap endonuclease-1; its protein translation is MGTDIGDLLQKHTVEIAELSNKVVAIDAYNTLYQFLSIIRQRDGTPLKDSSGHVTSHLSGILYRFTNLIESGVKPVFVFDGKPPEFKSGTLEKRHEIREAASAKWEDAKAQGFEEEAYKYAQASSKVTKEIIEDSMKLLELMGIPYVKAPSEGEAQASYMVRKGDADLIGSQDYDSLLFGAPSVVRNLTITGKRKLPRKNIYVDVKPEMISLEESLEGLGVTRSQLIDIAMCIGTDYNPGLENIGPKRAVKFVKEHGSIEGVLSKTGKEIEELDAKKQFFMNPPVTDDYEMNWKKPDRAGVIDFLCKQHDFSEDRVNKALDRLEASMGGGQSTLDQWF